A part of Pseudoalteromonas arctica A 37-1-2 genomic DNA contains:
- a CDS encoding cobyric acid synthase has protein sequence MKTLMVQGTTSDAGKSTLVAALCRVFAKRGVKVAPFKPQNMALNSAVTKDGGEIGRAQALQAIAAKVEPEIDFNPILLKPNSDTGAQVIIHGKAISNMEAGKYHDYKKVAMDAVITSHNRLAKRFDLLLVEGAGSPAEINLRENDIANMGYAEEVDCPVIIIADIDKGGVFAHLVGTLALLSESEQARVKGFVINRFRGDIGLLQGGLDWLEEYTNKPVLGVLPYLHDLALDAEDAVAIDNNVTNATINIAVLLVPHISNHTDFDALRLHPNININYVRHTQTIPDVDLIILPGSKNVLGDLNFLKNEGWDTQIKRHLRYGGKVLGICGGMQMLGNTINDPEGIESPLKQVNGLALCDFETTLKAQKVLTKITATLLLNNQQTPCSGYEIHAGISQGAALDKPFLTFDENHPHGFMFDGFISDDNAIAGTYLHGLFDEADATSQILKWVKPSASINPISIATHREQQLERLATMCETHLNIQQIISIYEGHNND, from the coding sequence ATGAAAACCTTAATGGTGCAAGGCACTACATCAGATGCTGGTAAAAGTACCCTAGTTGCAGCCCTTTGCAGGGTATTTGCTAAGCGAGGGGTAAAGGTTGCGCCTTTTAAACCACAAAATATGGCACTTAATAGCGCAGTAACAAAAGATGGCGGCGAAATTGGTCGTGCGCAAGCTTTGCAAGCAATAGCGGCTAAAGTAGAGCCCGAAATAGACTTTAATCCTATTTTACTTAAACCTAATAGCGATACTGGCGCACAAGTGATTATTCACGGAAAAGCCATTAGCAATATGGAAGCGGGCAAATATCACGACTATAAAAAAGTGGCGATGGATGCAGTCATTACCTCACATAACCGCTTAGCTAAACGTTTTGATTTACTCCTTGTTGAAGGAGCGGGGAGTCCTGCTGAAATAAACCTGCGTGAAAACGATATTGCCAATATGGGTTACGCCGAAGAGGTAGATTGCCCTGTCATTATTATTGCCGATATAGATAAAGGCGGTGTGTTTGCACATTTGGTAGGTACGCTTGCGTTGTTAAGCGAGTCAGAACAGGCGCGCGTAAAAGGCTTTGTTATAAACCGCTTTAGAGGCGATATAGGTTTGCTGCAAGGCGGGCTTGATTGGCTTGAAGAATACACAAACAAACCCGTACTTGGCGTATTACCTTATTTGCACGATCTTGCGCTTGATGCCGAAGACGCCGTCGCAATTGATAATAATGTAACCAACGCCACAATTAATATTGCAGTGCTACTTGTTCCCCACATTAGTAACCACACCGATTTTGATGCACTGCGTTTGCACCCAAACATTAATATAAATTACGTGCGCCATACCCAAACGATCCCAGACGTTGATCTGATAATTCTCCCAGGCAGTAAAAATGTGCTGGGCGATTTAAATTTTTTGAAAAATGAAGGCTGGGACACTCAAATTAAGCGCCACTTACGCTATGGTGGCAAAGTACTTGGCATTTGTGGCGGCATGCAAATGCTAGGCAATACAATCAACGATCCCGAGGGTATTGAGTCACCATTAAAACAAGTAAATGGACTCGCCCTGTGCGATTTTGAAACCACGCTGAAAGCACAAAAAGTATTAACTAAAATAACCGCTACACTGCTTTTAAATAACCAACAAACACCCTGTAGTGGTTACGAAATACATGCAGGAATTAGCCAAGGTGCAGCGCTTGATAAGCCATTTTTAACCTTTGATGAAAACCACCCACATGGTTTTATGTTCGATGGCTTTATTAGCGATGATAACGCCATTGCGGGCACCTATTTACATGGTTTATTTGATGAAGCCGATGCTACATCGCAAATTTTAAAATGGGTAAAACCAAGCGCCTCAATTAACCCAATTAGTATTGCCACTCATCGCGAGCAGCAGTTAGAACGATTAGCAACCATGTGCGAAACGCATTTAAACATACAGCAAATTATCTCGATTTATGAAGGACACAATAATGACTGA
- a CDS encoding FecCD family ABC transporter permease — MSAVNNRHSFALFISAAAALFSLFAALSFGAAETSLQDVLNSFLLSNDASFNTRIIYELRMPRTLLAFLAGSGLAIAGLILQTVTRNPLADPYLFGISSGASFGVVLLMALAGISAGFMLSAAALLGSLLAMSLLILIAGRQQSAQVESMLLAGVALSFLFSAFTSLLLYWSDPQAVAAILFWTLGSFARAQWATLWLPLLVITLCTFVMLSFRRQLNAMLLGDESAITLGVRVQRFRILMLVLSSLITAVLVAMCGGIGFVGLMVPHIVRFFISQGTIAGLLVTSLVGGTFMVWVDVLSRSLLKNQELPVGVITAAIGSVFFLSLLFFRKRKV; from the coding sequence ATGAGCGCAGTTAATAATCGCCACTCATTTGCGCTTTTTATAAGTGCTGCAGCTGCTTTATTTAGCTTATTTGCAGCACTTAGTTTTGGTGCAGCAGAGACCTCACTTCAAGACGTACTTAATAGCTTTTTACTCTCAAATGATGCGTCTTTTAATACGCGTATTATTTACGAGCTAAGAATGCCACGCACATTACTCGCCTTTTTAGCTGGCTCTGGTTTAGCAATTGCGGGGCTTATTTTACAAACGGTAACGCGTAACCCTTTAGCCGATCCTTACTTATTTGGTATATCGTCGGGTGCCTCATTTGGTGTGGTGTTACTTATGGCATTAGCAGGCATTAGCGCAGGCTTTATGCTATCTGCAGCAGCGTTATTAGGTAGCTTGCTCGCTATGAGTTTATTAATACTCATTGCAGGTAGGCAGCAAAGTGCACAGGTAGAATCAATGCTATTAGCTGGCGTAGCTCTGTCGTTTTTATTTAGTGCATTTACCAGCTTGTTGCTTTATTGGAGCGACCCTCAGGCGGTAGCCGCTATTTTATTTTGGACACTGGGCAGCTTTGCTCGTGCGCAGTGGGCTACGCTTTGGTTACCTTTATTGGTAATCACATTGTGTACGTTTGTAATGCTGAGCTTTAGAAGGCAACTCAATGCTATGTTACTTGGCGATGAAAGCGCAATTACATTAGGTGTTAGGGTCCAGCGCTTTAGAATACTTATGCTGGTTTTGAGCTCATTAATTACCGCTGTGCTGGTGGCTATGTGTGGTGGTATTGGGTTTGTAGGATTAATGGTACCGCACATTGTGCGCTTTTTTATCTCCCAAGGCACCATCGCGGGATTGCTAGTAACCAGCTTAGTGGGCGGTACATTTATGGTGTGGGTTGATGTACTTTCGCGCTCCTTGCTAAAAAACCAAGAGCTGCCCGTTGGTGTTATAACCGCTGCTATTGGTAGTGTGTTCTTTTTAAGTTTATTGTTTTTTAGAAAGCGAAAGGTGTAA